TTGAAGTCGTAGAATTTCATGGTAATTTTCTCAGAGCCATCTGCATGAAATGCAAAATGGTCGAGCCGATTTCAAATGTGGAAAGCAGGCTGGATAATGGCGATGAGGATGTGCCCCGATGTACCCGATGTGGGGGATTGCTCAAACCCGATGCAGTTTTCTTCGGGGAGCCGATTGGCTCAAAATCGCTCATGATGTCTCAGGTACAATCACAAAAGTGTGACGTGCTGCTGGTAATCGGGACATCGCTGCAGGTGTTTCCCGCTGCCCAGATTCCTCTTACCGTAAAGCTCAAGTATCCGCCCGCCAAAGTCATTGAGATCAATATGGAACCATCGGCTATGCACAAACAGGTTACCGATATACTCATGCTGGGTAGCGCAGGTGAGATATTGACGCGGGTTTTCAACTGCGTCCAGGAAAGAATCCTGCAGCAAGGCGCTATGCAATCCGGAAGGAATTGAAGCAATCCTACGACAGAGGATCGCTAAGCTGATAGACACCGCTGAAATCATTCATTCCAGAGCATACAGCACCAGAAGGACAGCGGATACATTGTAGAATGCGCAACTCCGGACGACTCTCCTTGAGCAGTTGTCCGGAAAAACTCTCAGGTTGTTATCTGCGATTATTTTCAGAGAAAAAAGCGGGAAATCTCAAGATAATCATTGTCTGCTGAAGATACGAGGAAAGGCGTATACGCTGGCGGCTCAGAAGAGCAAAGTTGTCTCGAGAAAGAAGCCGTTGCGGTTCAAATCAACCGTATCCACCTCTCTTTTCATCTTGTTGTGCCAGAATCTGAATCCTCCGCTGAGTCCCCACGTCCACAGACGATTTATCGGAATATCTACCGCTGCTGCAATCTCCCAATCCCAGGACTCCAGACTTTCGTAATTCCACCATCCGAATCGACTTGAAAATTGAGGCCTTAAGGCGATGGAATCCATGACCGGGAAGAACGTGCCGTGAAGCCCTAACAAAGGAACAGCGCGAGTGCGTTTCTCGTTGTAATTGTAGGTAATGCCTCCGACGATCGCATCACTCACGTTGGTTTCCAGCGACAGAGCCGATACCTCGATGTTGCCGCCGAAAAGGATCTGAGGAGACATAAAGAAATCCAGATCATACCCGAACCGAAAATCCCGAATGGCCTGGTAAGAACCGTTGCTGGACTCATATTTGGTGAACGGTTCCGCGCGGAATCTGAAGACGTGGATATTGTCAATGCGCAAACTGCCGAATATTTCCCAGGCCAGCCGTTCTGTGCTCAGTCCCAACGCATCCGAGAAATCGATTTTGGAACGGTTTGGCTGGATCAAGTCGCCCTGGAGATTTGAAAACCACATACGAGCACCTGAGTTGATCCTCAGGTACGGGGGGATTTCCCAGGCGTGGACATTGCCCATGAGCATAAAGCACAGGAAGGTGAGCCAGATTGTTATGAGTAGTTTTTTCATCTTCATTTAAAGCGTTAGCGTGCTTTTGCTATAACCTACATAAGCAAAGTTGGCTAACCTATATATGATCCTAATATTTTTGTCAAGAAAAAGCCGGTAGATAACCCAACCATTCGAATCCCCCGAAAAAACAGTCAGAGACGGGAAATCTGGCAAGGATCACGAATCTAGCGAAACGCGATGCAAATCCGGTGTCTCTGCCAACGCCTGGTTTGAATTTCCTCGTGGTTTCCCTTGACGCACACCCTTTGCGACGCTAATGTTGTATGAACGTGGAAAAGCGAGGATGATTTCATGGGCCGTCTTGAAAACCGTTCGGAGCAGATCCTGAAAGCGATCGTTTCCGAATACGTTGCCACCGGAGAACCCGTAGGTTCCCGCACTCTTTCAAAGAGGCGGGAAATAGGGTTATCCGCGGCCTCTATTCGCAATATCATGAGCGACCTTACTGACTCGGGGTTTATCACTCAACCCCATGTGAGTGCGGGCCGTGTTCCAACCGATCTCGGGTACAGGTTCTACGTGGATGTCCTGCTGCGACCGGGAAAACTGGAAACCGAAGAAGAAGCCATGATCGAGACTCTGCTGGGCAATGCCGGTCTCGACATACGCGACGTCTTGAGGAAGTCTTCAGGGGTTCTGGCAGGCTTTTCGCGGCAGGCAGGCGTTGTTGCTTCTCCTCCTGCTGATTACACATTCAAATCTATTGATTTCATAAAAGTTGCCGAAGACAAAATTCTGGTGGTTCTCGTATCCACCGCGGGAATTATTCACAATAAGATTATTTTCGATGAGGACGGGATCAAGCAGGAGACTCTGGAGCGTTACAGCCGCATGTTGTGCGATATGCTGAAGGATCTGGACTTGCGGCAAGCCAGGGAGCGCATAGAGAATGAACTGAACCTGGAACGAACGAGAGTCGATGCCATGCTGGCAAAGGTTCTTCGTTTGGGACATTCCATTCTAATGGTGGGCGCAACCAGAGAGGTATTTATAGAGGGCCAGATCAACATTCTCGAAGACCCGGAATTTGCTCATATCGAAAAACTGAAAGCCGTGTTGGTCGCATTCGAGGAAAAGAGCAATTTTCTAAAAATTTTGGATAAGACCTTACAGGCAAAGGGAATTCAGATACTGATCGGTTCAGAGCACGGAGTCGGCGAGCTGGACACATGCTCTATCGTCGCTTACCCCATACGAACAAAGAAATCGTGTCTGGGAAGCATTGCCGTGGTGGGGCCGAAAAGGATGGACTACCAGAAGGTAGTTCCGGTTGTAAGCGCGACAGCGAGAATTATCACGAAAATAGTGAAACGCATTGTAGAGAGTGACGTATAGAGTGATTGCCGAAAATTTTTGAGGTTTATCCGATCTTCAATAGAAGCTACAGGTGGGGACCGGCGTCCCTGCCGGTCCATTCTATTGATATCATTGGTCATGTTGAAGATGTGTCGGCACTGAGGCACGGCACCTACCATTATTCCTAATCTTCAAGCCGTCACTAATTTTGGCAACTGCCACAATTGCCCATATCATGAGACGCAATTCTCGCTCCCCTGTACATACCGTCTTATCACGAATTGCCGTTCAAGAATGCTGCGGTCCGCAATTCCGACCAATACTGACGTGACGCGTTGAATGCTACGAACCCCACGTGGCCGCCATGCCGCGTAATCTCGAAAAAGAAGTTTTCGTTGCGCGCAGCTTCTTCCAGCGGATAACATTCCGGGGTAAGAAACGGATCGTCCTGCGCATTCACGAGCAAAGTGGGGACGCTGATTTCAGGAATGTACTGCTTGCAGGACGACTGGAGCCAATAATCTTCGGCATCCTTGAATCCGTGTAAGGGTGCAGTGTAGCGGTTGTCGAAATCCTCAAAGTCTTTGATGGATTCGTATCCGTTATCGTTAATGCGACCGGGCATGATCGCCATTTTGGCGCGAATCTTTTCTCGTAACATGCGGAGGAATCTACTCATATAAGGCCGGTTGCCCGAAGAACCGATCTTTCTCGCTCCTGCACACAAATCGCAGGGTACGGAAAAGACCGCCGATCGCTTGACTGTTTCGTGAACATTGGTTCCGCGCTCCCCAAGATATTTGAGGATGAGGTTGCCTCCCAGGCTGAATCCGATGAGAGCAAGCTCTTCGTATGCATCGATCTCTTCCACATTTGTTAAGACCGTGCTCAGGTCATCGGTATCTCCACTATGGTAAAACCGGGGAAGCTTGTTGGATTCTCCGCTGCAGCCGCGGAAATTCATAGCTATGGCGTCCCAGCCGTTCCTGGTGAGCACCCGTGCCATTCCCAGGACGTAGCTTCTGCCGGAATTCCCTTCCAGGCCGTGGAGTATTATTCCCGCTTTCCGAGCTCCCACGGAAGCAATATCGATGTCGATGAAATCATCATCGGGCGTAGTAATCCTTCTCCTGGTGTATTCAACACCGGTAACTCGACGAAACAGAGAAGGATATACTGTTTGCACATGAGCATTCCTGAATAAAAGCGGCGCGGTATAGGTGGAATTGGAGACAACAGGCATTCTGGCTTCGCATTCTCCCCCGTTGGAAAAACATACCGTATCAAAGGTGCAATTTAAGGAACGTTCCTGCGAAAAGGAGATTTCCCGATGTAATTCTTGAAACGAACGATCGGATTAATAGTGACCCAGGATGTGTTCCATAAGCGTATTACCGAGCTCGTGAAAGATAACGCGGTAACCGCCCGGCCAGGTATGTCGTATGGGGGCAGGAGGTATGTATCCGTAAAACATTTTTTGTTGCGCTGCCGTATTACCCGTGACTCTCTGAGGCTGATTCGACTGCTGATCGGGAAAATTCTGGGCCCACACAGTTGAGCCTGCGGCGAAAATCGCAATCACGAGTATAAGTACGGCACGTCTCATTATCACACCTCGTGGACGGTATTCTATCTATGGAATGAAGAAAAATCAAGTCAGAACTGATTTAATCGTAACCATACAATATCCATTCAGCTATGCGTGGGAAAAATCCCCCCTCCCGTAAGCATTCAGTTACGCGTGGAAAAGAGTTCTATAGCCCCGAAGGGGCTACTCAACAGTAGCCGTGGGTGCAAACCCACGGAAGTGATACGGCAAGTCCTTTGTCTTCAGGACCCTGAAAGGGTCTAACAATGACATTCGAGAATCCTTGCCTTTTGGTCGACCCTTTCAGGGTCGTTGAACCATGCCTGTGGGCGTGCCGGTGTCCACGGGTTGACCACCCGTGGCTACTATCGGGCCGCCCTTTCAGGGCGCAGAATTGCTAGTGCCCGCTTACAACTGAATGGTTACCCCCTCCCCTCT
The sequence above is a segment of the Desulfomonile tiedjei DSM 6799 genome. Coding sequences within it:
- a CDS encoding SIR2 family NAD-dependent protein deacylase is translated as METIIQEVADCLATSVNAVVLTGAGISTESGIPDFRSPGGLWSRVDPGEFSIDRFLQNPGRFWRLHLQMKASGDFDLASAEPNAAHFALAKLEQMGIVKCIITQNVDNLHQKAGSVEVVEFHGNFLRAICMKCKMVEPISNVESRLDNGDEDVPRCTRCGGLLKPDAVFFGEPIGSKSLMMSQVQSQKCDVLLVIGTSLQVFPAAQIPLTVKLKYPPAKVIEINMEPSAMHKQVTDILMLGSAGEILTRVFNCVQERILQQGAMQSGRN
- a CDS encoding YheT family hydrolase, whose product is MQTVYPSLFRRVTGVEYTRRRITTPDDDFIDIDIASVGARKAGIILHGLEGNSGRSYVLGMARVLTRNGWDAIAMNFRGCSGESNKLPRFYHSGDTDDLSTVLTNVEEIDAYEELALIGFSLGGNLILKYLGERGTNVHETVKRSAVFSVPCDLCAGARKIGSSGNRPYMSRFLRMLREKIRAKMAIMPGRINDNGYESIKDFEDFDNRYTAPLHGFKDAEDYWLQSSCKQYIPEISVPTLLVNAQDDPFLTPECYPLEEAARNENFFFEITRHGGHVGFVAFNASRQYWSELRTAAFLNGNS
- the hrcA gene encoding heat-inducible transcriptional repressor HrcA, with protein sequence MGRLENRSEQILKAIVSEYVATGEPVGSRTLSKRREIGLSAASIRNIMSDLTDSGFITQPHVSAGRVPTDLGYRFYVDVLLRPGKLETEEEAMIETLLGNAGLDIRDVLRKSSGVLAGFSRQAGVVASPPADYTFKSIDFIKVAEDKILVVLVSTAGIIHNKIIFDEDGIKQETLERYSRMLCDMLKDLDLRQARERIENELNLERTRVDAMLAKVLRLGHSILMVGATREVFIEGQINILEDPEFAHIEKLKAVLVAFEEKSNFLKILDKTLQAKGIQILIGSEHGVGELDTCSIVAYPIRTKKSCLGSIAVVGPKRMDYQKVVPVVSATARIITKIVKRIVESDV